The genomic region TAGTCTCCTGATTTATACAAAAATATTAGCATTAGAATAGAATATTGATGTCTGTCAAATTAATAAAGGATAAATAAATTTACTAGAATTTATAGTTACAACATTCCTAATAGATAAATATGAgaaaaatatggaagcatagataAGGAAGATGAATTATTTGACATACTTCCTAAAAGAGATGTAATCTCATGGACTAGATTAATTTTAAGACATCTCTTGGACTACATTAATTTTAAAACACACAAAAATAGATTTGCTAAAATTTCTTTAGAAACATTCAAGTTAATTCAATTCATAGATGTTAATCAAAATTCTAAAAAACTTTTGTTAGCATTGTCGTTACACAATTAATGAATTAAAATTAATATAGTATAAAGAATACAAGAACCATAAAAACCTCATTGTGAAGAGTGCACAACCATAGAGCTTCAATGAAAGATAGCAAAGAGTACCTAGCTATGAAAAGGGAAAAAAATGATCAAGCATGTTCAATAAGGTAGGAATGTGTctccaatttttaaattttttcatattttatttaattattatttatgaaATAATGTCTTTACTAACATTTATTGTACCACAAACTACCACTCAAGTGAATTTGTACCTTATATTTTTGCATTTGAGATCCCACATTATTGATGTAGAATACTTCTTAACTAAACAATAGCCGTTTGTCTCCCTTTACTCTATCATTCTAGGGTGGAAGCTTTAAAAAATGTTATGTGCATACATCAAAGGATAAagaaaggttatatatatatatacacacacgcgCACGCACGCATGGGGGAAGATAGGCAAGGAATTTAAACTATTTGAAGAGATCCATAGAAAAGATGTGTCCTCTTGGAATAATTGATTCTGAGATATGTAGGAAAAATAGATTAGTTGGAAAGGACTTAGAAACTTTCAATCCAATATAATTTGTAGGTATAAAATAAAAGTGTATAACCTTTGTTAGCATATTTCCTCATTGTGCAAAAATAGCTAGAATCTTGTTAATAGAGTATGCACATCCATTAAAGAATAAAGGACAAAAAATctattaaattttaaagatgtagTGAATTTTTTCTTGTTAGGAATGGAATAGGTAGAATCAAGAAAATttgaatataaattttaaaatttttaggaTTAGTTCATTGTAGTGTGTAGTATTTATTTCATAATGTTCATACATAGAATTAATAACTAAACATGAGAGAAATAATTGACATAATAAACATGTACAATATAACAAGAGACACAATGTGTCAAGTTTCTGTTGAGAAGTTTAAAGTTGTTGAATAGATGTAGTGGAAGAATCATTTggcatttgttttaaatttttgtaCAAGTGattgttatctatgttttaacatTTAATCAATATTGTGAGGAAATATGCAAATTTTATAAAAACTGTTGCATTCAACCAAAATAAATTTACCCATTGCAATACtatcaaaagaaattgatgaataaaaAGATTCAAGTAGTTCATCTATCAACAACAAGTATATAATGtacataaattaaaaatttaagattatataaaataataagaaaTCAAAAAATAGTTACCATATCAACTACAAATAAAAAGTGAAACAACAAATGAGAAATTTGATTATTTTCTTGTGAACTACCATACTGATAACTTTTTGTCATACTGCACTCATGAAGTGAACATCAATTAGTTAGATAGTAATATTGTTTCTCTAAGACAAGAAACAGGCATATATTTCTTAGATCACGGGACAGCTGGGCACCTTCTCACCACTTGGCAAGTAGAAACAATGACAATTACATTTGTGtatttttatttccttttaacaaaaaaatattttatcagTAGCTTTAACATAACGACCCTCATTAGATTTAATCATGAAGTAAGAGATGATTTTTCTAAAGTTGCATACATATGTAGTATGGTGTAGGTGTGAATgacaaaatattaaatatattatacaaGCAGTATTAAATCCAAAAAGACTATCCTTCATATTATATGAGAAAAATATTATATGAGAAAACTGCAAATTTATTAAAGATGTTCACATTGagataataatattacaatattgtTAAATAAAAACTTCAAGAGGCATATAATATattccaaattttgaggatgactaaattaagaatacaaaatAAAACTCATTGAAAAGAAATCAAATTCAAGCATCTTCTCAAAGCATAGTTCATAAACACACAagtgaaacaacaataaaaaacaTGATTATTTGCTTGTGAACTATCACAATGATAATGATATTGTTCTCTTTGTAAGACTCTTAACAAAATTTAAAAGCATATCTCAAAGTTCTCAAAGATTTTTTGTCTAAGACTCAAAATTATAAAGTTGTTGCATTCCAAAATTAAAGCAAGCTAATGTTAATGTTAAATGTATAAATCTAAAAAATCCATAACTTCGAAATATCTGACACAAAGATTCTATTCCTTAACAATAACCATTACAAATTCAACTATGTTGCACTTCATTTGTGTATGTTTATAGTGTGTATGTTGTgtagattttttttcaaatttaattccaCTTATAGTATACAAAAAAACACTTGTACTAATAGCTTCCCTAATGTACTAATAGCTTCTCTAATGACTGGAGAAAGAAACTAAACATTTTGCCCATATGCCTGTTGAATGCAGTGTTTCAACATTGGAATCCTAATTACTTCCACTATTCTATAGtgtaataatttattatttaacatTCTTCACTAAAAAAGTTAAAAAAGTGTAACAACATCTTATGATGTAACAGTTGAGCCCATTGGTCAGTTATGTATTCAATGCAACTATCCTCACATTTATGCATTCTTTTACCTTTCTATTTTTTCATGAGTGATTGAtgcaaaataaattttatataatgGAATCTAAAAATTACAAGTGTTAAATATAATGTCTTTAATTACCAACTATATTATTATTgactcaaatattaaataaattattttttatgaaatataaaATAATTCACCTATGGTAAAAAATTACTTGACTCGTTTGAATGGGTTTCCAAGGGCTAATCCTTTCTGTAAGGATCATGGAATTAAGGAGGAGATTTGGTCAATACCTGAGCAGGGATGGGTTAAGATCAACTTTAACAGGGCCTCTAGGGGCAACCTGAGTATTTCTGGAGTgggatgtgtggcttgtgatgatgAAGGGAAGGTTCTTTTTAAAGGTGCAAAAAGGCTGCAAGATGGAACTAATAATGACGCAAAGGTACAAGCGGCTTTGTTAGCAACTAATTTGGCAATTAACATGAAGGTTTCGAAAGTCCATATGGAGGGAGATTCTCAAGTTGTGGTTAACGTAATCATGAAAGGAGTAACCCCGAGTTGGAGATTAAATAATTTTACCACCTTAATCTATTCTAAATTAAAAACCTTTCAAGATTTTTGTATTTCACATGTAAGGAGAAGTGGAAATGTCATTGCCGACAAGTTGTCCAATGTGGCATGTGATTTAGCTAAGGGAGAGGTGAGGTGGTGGGATGGCAATGATTGCACTTTTCAATGGAGTTAAGGCAACCTGGTAAATACAATACCAATGACATACTTGAAATGTGTGAAATGTGTTGTTTTCCTCTGCTCATGTGCCTAGGCTGGCTCGAGCATTATGGCAATTAATGTCGAATTCCTCTGCAACGACTGCGGAAGTTGGGAGAGCCTCATTAATAGGTAGAATGACAATGTACACTCATTCATTGTGGCAGATGAGCGAATTTGGTGGTGGTGAAAGCAGAATCCTTGCAGAGATAGGCGGTTTTGTGTGGGGCTCGAAATGGAAGCTAATTTCACACTCAAAACGACTAAATTCGTGCTTGCCTTTTGGGGTCTAGCTCCTGAAAAATGGCTGCAAAATATGTTTCTTGTGCAGGATCCCCTATTCTTGAGGGTTGTTCAATTGGTCCTAGGCGAGGAAGTGGCAATCATTGGTCACAGATACAAAACAAGGGTGGATATCTACTCCTTAATTATGGTGTGGGGGCTTGAATTTGGTTATTCTTGTGTTAAGGTTAGAAGTGTGATGACGACAATAGTGCCGAAAGATTACCTGCTAAATATGGATTCTCTGCTGGAGTAGGTGGTTCCGAGATGAGGTTTTAATGTTTCAGAACGCATCCCGGAGGAGCATGCAAAACTTAGAGGCAGGCATATTGGAATTTTGTTTCTGTGAAGCCAAGAAGAAGTAAAAGCCAAATTTCGTGAGGATGCGAGGAGAGGGTGGGAGGGACTGTAAATGTATGTTTAAATCATGGAATTGGAGGAGATCATCAGGTAGGCGAGGAAGGAAGTTGGGGTGGTGGATGAGGAGTGAAGGAAGTGGTTGATAACCAAGCGTCTATCTGCAGAAATGGCCAAGCAAAATGAGTCATTGGCAATCAGACCAACTGGTGGAGAGAATAGGGTGGGCACGTTTTGAGTGCCTCGATTGTAGAAGCCATGAAGAGAGGGTGGGTGGTGTTTCAAGTGTCTCGATAACAAGACTTGTACTTTCCACCTACCCACAAGAGAGGTGATAGTGAAatctcccctttaattaattaattaacccagGTGATTCCTGCAAATCACCTCTTTCTAATCCATCATtaatctaattaattcttctaaaagtcctcttaatcccacttacccttatttcctaatttttaattacctccactcattctctctcctagtcaaatcctcctacaaatctcacttgctctaatcccacctaatccctcttctaatctctcttctaatgggttgctagtggctaatcccatgattagccacaaagtcaactccttgtcccctcactcaaccactttccttaaatgctattttcctaggtgaatgtgagagtCTCACATACCTCTAGGTATCCATCCACCCAAGgagttttttaattcatttttattcctccaatccccatgctccctttttgaagaatttttaaattcttcctctcatcattcaaggaatatttttattcattttgtcttccctaggtgcattgggaagccttctcaaggaaccttgaggagtgtggagacaagaaatgtctttatggcataTCGCTTGGAATCCACACTTGTTTTGTCAAcctctcttgatccatgtgtgggctcacatgcgatcttgaccctccatcttgaATCAATCCTAACCCTCCATTTCGTCTCTCcttctataaattggagactccactccttcattttccatctccacATTAAATAAGTTCATGCTGCCCTTTTGAGTCAAAGCAATCATCCAAGCACCCAAACTATAGTCAAATTTCCCCGCATCCATCACTTAGCCATTCATTTTGCATACCCATTCCATCCTTAATCCATCCATCTCACCATTCCTTTAGCTATcttgtgcacatttggagagccaaTCATATCTAATCAAGGAGCAAATCCAATCAGATTGGAGAAGGATGTTATTCCAACCTCATCACGCTCAATTCGAGGAAAAAGTGGAGACTTATAAAGGTATAATGGTATTTGTTGAGTTTATTTGagtgttttattattatttgtgtGTTAACTAGCCATTTGCCCTCACACTAGCTTTCCCTTGGTTCAGGAAGACCAATAAACAAAGGGTCAAGATTCCATATAGTTGAAAACTCCATTTACATGGAAGGGTTTAGATTTCTCTCTTTTAATTGAGAGTTAGAAATTGTGAGTAAAAAGAAACTCCTTAAAACTTCAAACTAATATTGAGCGAGAGCTAAaaaaatttcttctatcaacataaTACTCGtataattttttattcaaaagtCGTTACTTTCACTTTAAATTTATGAATGTCTATTGAAATCTCTTCAAAATAAGTCTTCCTTGTAAACTACATAAGTATGTATGCCCGTCTCTTTTCTCACCATCTTTATACAGTCAATTGCTCTCCTAAGAACGTCGATATATATGGAAACAGTAACAACAAACAAGTGTCTCAATAGAGAGTTGCAGTGGACAACACAGAGTTACACATAGACAATAGGATAGGTGCAATATTTTTAAGTTGGATAAAGAGAAATACATGCAACGAGACATGTCGAAGCCTACACTTGTCTTGTTATTTCTTGAAAGTTGTTCTCACTGATCTTTGGCAATATTTTTCTATTCTCTGTATTCATGTCGAAGCCTACACTTGTCTTGTTATTTCTTGAAAGCTGCTCTCCTTGATCTTTGGCAATATTTTCTATTCTCTGTATTTCTCATTTGCCTTGTTGACCAACAGATGAGATCCCTGCCTATTTAATTTAACCAGCTGCTCATATTGTCAAAGTTGGTCATTCGTTCATTTGATTAACAAGGGTTTGTGAAAGTATCATTCAAAGGTTTCTCATGGATATTTGTGATATGCTTTAATTTAATTAAAGGGTTTGATATTTTGTTGTGCCATTTTGATTTATTGCGTTACTTTTGTGAAACTTACCCCATGTCCCCATTCGGCTGCTTAAGTGCAATTTCTGCTTAAAATTAAGTAGCTagagtgttcccatgcaaatttttaattaagaggaaaggataaattggaatcttttcctatttaagtggagcagcagttgcttaaaacttaaaaataatcTACGAAAAAAagggggggctggaaataagcagcaACTGCTTATTGAGAGGATTGACATGTGGCTCTCCAAAACTATTTCCCTCTTtttatttgtttctaattttttctccacaatttatgtgaccaattagaattaaatatttcttttaataATGCAATTTAAGATGACTGCTTATTTTATAAGCAGCAAAATTTTACATTCATGGGGCCACCAGCGCCACAAATTAATGCTAAAAAAATTGAGCAGCgattgctagccaaaataagctaagcagctgcATGGGGACCTGCCCTTACAGTTCGTAAATGCAATTTAAGAAAAATTTCAACAATTTATACTTGATTTATTGTTTGATTTAATAAAGGTTTAATTTGTTGTTTCAATGGTAcaaaataagaattttttttgttgttatcATGTTCCCTGTCCTGAATTTGTGAAAtttattgttgattgtttgttaGTTTGAAGTTGTGGTTTTGATTGAGTGATTACTTGAGGGCTTTTTTCAATCAGAGGCTGTGGTATCGAATTTCAGGGGGCAAGTTTGTTTTATTCTGTAATTTTGTGCATCCTGAAGTTTTTACTTGTAAATTAGAAAATTTGACAGGTTTTAGCTTTAATTGGTATAGTTGTTTGTCGGTTGGTTTACTTTAAAGTTGTGAGATTTTTAGTACACTATTTTCGGGTAATTTTCAATGTGATCATGGATCTGGATTTCATGGATTTTGTTTGTTCTTATGTCCTAATTTTACTCCGTTTTGCAAGTCTTACCTACAGTTATGGATGTCAAAACAATTATAGAACTTTGCACTAGCTTTGTCGCGGTAGTTTCCTCTGTTGATGAATGATGTTTATTTTCgatgataatattttttataataggtGAACAACGAATTTTGATCACTGAGCAGTGAGCATTGTGATTATGGGCTCCTCATTGCAGCATGGGCTAGGGTACAAATTATGTGTCCTTTGCTGTAGATTGGGATTGAACCGGGATAATATAGTTAGAAATGTACCCTTTTTTTTTTTCGGTACACAACCTTATTTACCTTGGTTTCAACATTGGAGAATCTTTTTGAGGTGTATAGTGCGGGATCAAGATTTGGAGTTCAGAAATAGTTCGCCAAGGAATTACTTGTCTCACAAGTTCTCTACACCTTTAAGGATTACAGTTATTTTTTGCTTGGTGAAGTTATTCTTGACCCCCTATGTGCATCAAATTTTGATGCAGAGCATCCCGGGCAAGCGGATTTCTACAAATTTGTTGTTTGGTTGTACCCATGCAGACAACTGGAAAGGCACCATTGTTCAAGTAGCAAGAGATCTAATTGGAAATAGAATCATTGCCAATGACTTGGGCTTCAACGCCTCTAATCAGACAGCTAGACGTGAAACTGAAGAAACAGGGACAACACCAGAtacaaagaaaaataagaaaacaaagaaaaaaaactattaaaattcCACAAAACAAGAATGTGAAGAGTTTTAATACCGTAGATTTAAGATGGAGTGAGGACGAAGCGTAAAAGGAGAAAAGCCAGCGCTGGAAAGAGGAGGAGAGCGCTTGACTCGGGGGTCAGACTGGTCCATGTGAGAGCAGAAATTAAAGAAGTTATAAATCTGCAAGATGAGAGCAATGAAAGGGAGGTGGCTAAGGAAAAGACACCAGCAGAGGCAGGGCACGTGAAGAAGAGAAAAGCCGGTGCAGAAATATGAAAGAAGTGGAATAGCTACAACCAAAATTGAAGGGAAGTAGTTACGGTAGTTTGATTAAGTCTTCTAAGATTATTTACAAAATTATGGCATCGCAGATTTAAAAACAGAGTAAATGACAAGCAGTGCCTGTAGAAGGGGGAATGAGTAAAGGCGTACGGTCAAGGAGAataaatactcttaaaataagAATGAGCACAACAGAGAAAAACAAGAACAGTGGTGTGAACACTGAGAGTAAAACAGTGTGATTCATTGTAAGAAAGATTTTAAAACAGAATGAATTCTCTGTGATAATAGAGCATAATTTCAATTCTATTGAATTTAATAGAGGTTGGGTTGAGATTGCTTGGAATTGAGTCTATTCTCAATCTCCTCTGCACCAAATTTTCTAAGACTAAGTAGAGAGGAGTAAAATACCTGTTCACAGTATCCTTGAGGTTGAATAAGAACAAGCTATTAAAATCGCTAAGAAAACAATGAACAAACAACCTGAAACTGCTGAAATTGCACAAGCAAAACAATGAACAAGCACGGCGATATGCATCAAATATGCATTCAAGGACATCAGATTCATTAACATATGcattaatcacaattaattaatttatagcTGTTCAAATTTATGTTCTTCCATAGTCGAGTTTGAGGGTCATAAACTTGCGCTCTTTGGCTGTGAAGGAAGACTACATAAAACTTGTCGCCATGAAAAACACCAGAGCAAAGACCAACCAATGGATCAGAATTCATAGGAGGAAGAAAACCCCACTTGTTTTCCTCTACATTGTAAACAAAACCTTCTAGATGAGAGGGACTGAAAGTCCACCTGTCGCAGCCGCCGACAATATAGACGAGTCCTTCAGTTTGTGATGCCGCATATGCATACAAATATCGACTGCATGGCATGTCGGCGCCCAACAGCCATTTGCGagataaaaaatcaaatatcaacacACCTTCTGTGTTGCTGCGCCTATTGAGAAGCCCTATCACAACCAGCTGTTGTGTGGACCTAAAGAACACGGAACAATGGTAGTCTGTGTGTTTGAGTAAAAATTCTGTTGGGATTTGAGGCAGCCTTTCCCACCACTTACCAATCCGATAGTAAATATATACATCGAAATCACTGTTATTTCGTCTGGGTCTGTCTGAGTAACGATTATCTCCTCACACTGGTCATGGCGCTGTCGCTCTTTTAAAAAAGTATGGGCAGCTGAATAGAGCATTCCAACTCTTGGAGACGACCCTAAGACCGTAATGAAACCTGTTTGGAACTTTTGCAAGGCATTGCACCGCTAAATCGTCTGGAAGGCCTGGAATTATTTCCATTGCGATACAATTCTCAGCGCTGAACAAAGGTTTTATTAATAAACCTCCTGTGAATAcctaactagcaattgcaccttcgTGTGCAATGGGTGCGCCGAGAGTTAACTCTGAGTTCGAAAAATTTTGGTCTATTATTTGTATACAATTATGGTGTACATGAAGACATCGGGGTAGAGAGGGTTAGAGTATGGGattgagatagagggagagatggaaaaagaaatatcgagatatagagattgagaagcaaagatatatagatatagaggtctaggaagaagGGGAGAAAGGGAGATATGTctagaagagagggagagaggaagatataggtagagataaagacaaagcaagACAGGATAAGGGAGACAAATATATAGAGAGATGcaaagagagataaagagatagagatagggagatcaagAGGAGACATAGAAAGGAATagatatagaggaagaggtagagggattgatagagagagatatatggtgagatagagtaatagagagatagaggtatatGAAATATaaagagagggggaaagggagagagacaaagatagagaaacatagagagaacaaaaaaaaagagatatatacaaataaagagaagtagagataaagatataggaggagataaagaggaagagagaaATATAAGGGAAGAAAACGTGAGTGTGTTAGATATGAGGGCAAGGAGTGAGCATtcgagagagagatggggagatatAGCTCAAGAGTGGGGAGATTATTTCTAATCCTCTAGTGTTGATAGAATGATTTTTTTTCAATCCACAAACACTTGAGATTCAACAACTTTCCATTTTGAATCAATACAACAACTTTTTTACCCTTTAAATCAAGAATCCTTATATCGATTGGTCTTTCATCTTTCAATAAATATTTGACAAGAAAATGTAGATATTAATTCAAGGAGGAGAAACATATATGTCAAAAGAAGAAATGTTTCTCATAGGTTGCTAGCCAATGACAATGTCTTCAAATGAAGATTGAAATCAACTTG from Cryptomeria japonica chromosome 3, Sugi_1.0, whole genome shotgun sequence harbors:
- the LOC131874114 gene encoding F-box/kelch-repeat protein At1g80440-like yields the protein MEIIPGLPDDLAVQCLAKVPNRFHYERQRHDQCEEIIVTQTDPDEITVISMSTQQLVVIGLLNRRSNTEGVLIFDFLSRKWLLGADMPCSRYLYAYAASQTEGLVYIVGGCDRWTFSPSHLEGFVYNVEENKWGFLPPMNSDPLVGLCSGVFHGDKFYVVFLHSQRAQVYDPQTRLWKNINLNSYKLINCD